The sequence GGCGGGGGTGACCGGCTGGCGCTGGCGGTGCTCGTCCAGTACCGGATGGCCACGACCGAACAGATGCACTGGGTGATCGCCCCCGGGGTGCGCATCGAGCAGACCAGGCGGCGGCTGGCCCGGCTGCGGGAGGCAGGGCTGGTCGACCGGATCACCCTGCCGCGGGCCGGACGGACCCGGGTGTGGTTCCCCACCCGGTACGGCGTGCAACTCGCCTGTGAGTGGCCCGAGATGCGCGGGCACCGGCCCTCCAGGACGGTGTCCGATCCGACCGCCGTACGGCTGAAGGTCGGCCACGCGCTGACCGTGACCGAGACCGCTCTCGCTTTCCTCCAAAACGCCCGCCGCCACGGCGACCTGTGCCGGCCACTGGACTGGATCCCTGAGGTCCACCATCCGATAGGCAGCGGTGAGGCAGTCATCCCTGACGCTCTCCTGTACTACCGGCGTGGTCCCGACGACGACGACGGGGCGATGCTGCGGGCGTTCGTGGAAGTCGACCGGGCCACCATGGGCCCCGAACGCCTCGCCGCCAAACTGACCGCCTACGCCCGTCTTCACAGCTACGTGCCCACCGTCCCGGGGCGCCGACCGACCATCCAGGAACCGGCACTGGAGGACTGGCGGCGGCGTTACCCCCTGTTCCCTCGGCTGCTGTTCGTCCTGGACGGCACCGGCCCCACCGGTGCCAAGACGCGTATCCGTGCCCTGCGTGCGGCCGCCAGGGAGCTGCCGTCGTTCAGCTTCCTGCACGACGTGCCCGTCCTCGCGGCCCCGCTGAGCGACCTGCTCCGTGATGGGCCCTCCGCGCCCGTCTGGCGGCCCGTGCAGGATCCCGCCCAACTGGTCGCCTGGCACAGCTGGCCCTGATCGGCGGCTGCGAGACGGCGTCCCTCTTCCTGTGGCTGTCGCGCAGGAAGAGGTGTCGGCGTACGAGGCGGGCTTGCCCACGTGGTGTGACCTGGTGCAATCCGTGCTTCTGGGATGGGTGGGGTGCAACCTTCGGTGCACCTCTCGGTGCAACGGCTGACGCAACCGTCCAGGCAACGGTGGGGCCCACCAGGGAAGCAACCCTGTATCAGGAGCCGTCAGGCTCCGGCTGGGTCGGTTCGGGGGCACTGGCACGCAGCGCGAGGGCGGCCCGTTCGCAGGCCCGGGCGACCTGTTCACGGAAGGGGTAGATCTGCGGGTGGGTCACGTTGCGGCGCAGGGCCGCCAGTGCTTCCACCCACTCCACGGCGTCCTCGGGCAGGGTGTAGGGCTGGCCGCTCAGCCGCTGTGCCGGGCGAGGCGCCGGCGGCGCCTGGGCAGCCTCCTGGAGAACGATGGTGCGCTGGACGACCTCCCGCACCGGTGCCTGGTTCCGGCCGCCGTCGTCCACGGGACGCTCTGCCCGGTCCTGCGCGGTGCGCAGCTCCCAGCCGCGTCGGCGGTGCGCAGCAGTGCAGTAGCGCGGGGGCCGGCCACGGCCGCTGTACGCGACCGGTTCACCGCACCATGCGCAGGTGCGTTCCACCAGCCGCTCACTGGTGGTCGGCGTCTCAGGGCCGGTACTCCGGCCTGGCTTGCCCTGTCTGCCCTCGGGCCGCATTTTCGTCACAAACGAAACTCTAGAACCCCGATATTGCAGGGCTGACACCGCCGTCCCGGCCGTGGTCGGGCTCGTGGTCGGGGTACGACCATGAGACCGACCACGGCCTTGATGCGGCTGCCGCAGCCGACGGGCGAAAGCCCTATGGGGATCGGCCCGCCCGGGAGCGTTCGAAGACCCGCGGTATCAATTGTTCGGCCCACGAGTTCACGATCATGAGCTCCTTGCCCCCTTAACTCTTGCCCGGCCTCAAGGACGGGTCCGTAGTACGAGCAAGGGGGGATCCCTGATGGACCCGACCACGGCCGTCATCGTCTCGATCGTCATCGCCAAGGCCTGCGCGCTGCTGGCGCTCTGGATCCGCCTGCGCTGGCGGGCACGCCGTGAACAGCAGCGGCAGCGATACCTTCTCCAGGTCACCGAGACCGTGGCATCGGACGGCCAGGTGGAGCTCGATGACCGGGACGGCGACGGCCACCGCCTGCACGTGAAGATCACCCGTACTCCGGTTCCAGGGGAGGACCAGGCAGCGTGAGCACCCATGACCCGGCGGACAGTGTCGACCGCCCTGCGGCCGCGCCCGCACCCCCCGGCCCGCCAGGCCAACGCCACCGTGCCCGGCAACAGGCAGACAACGAGTTCTCCGCCTTCTACCGCGAGAACATCCGCCCCCTGACCGGCTTCCTGATCAACCACGGCGCCGCCGTTCACGTGGCCGCAGACATCGCCCAGGAGATCATGACCGATGCCTACCGGAACTGGGACCGCATCACCCATCCGAAGGCCTGGGTCCACAAAGCCGCCTCACGCGCGCTCGTGCGCAAAGTCGCCTCCGTCGAAGAACCCGTCGGCGACGTAGCCGAACCCACCTCCCTGGTGCCCCGCCCCGACGCCATCGCGGAATGGGAGGCCCAGCACGACGCGCTACCCCTGCTACGCAGTCTGCCGATGAAGCAGAGCCAGGTCATGGCCTGGACGCTGGCAGGCTTCACCCCCACCGACATCGCCGACCACCTCGGCCTGCCGGCCGAGAACGTACGCGCCAACCTGAAACTAGCCCGCCGCGCCGCAGCCGCCTACCTCAAGGCACGGGA comes from Streptomyces aurantiacus and encodes:
- a CDS encoding RNA polymerase sigma factor, coding for MSTHDPADSVDRPAAAPAPPGPPGQRHRARQQADNEFSAFYRENIRPLTGFLINHGAAVHVAADIAQEIMTDAYRNWDRITHPKAWVHKAASRALVRKVASVEEPVGDVAEPTSLVPRPDAIAEWEAQHDALPLLRSLPMKQSQVMAWTLAGFTPTDIADHLGLPAENVRANLKLARRAAAAYLKAREGDQ
- a CDS encoding replication-relaxation family protein → MTNVNVDVGGGDRLALAVLVQYRMATTEQMHWVIAPGVRIEQTRRRLARLREAGLVDRITLPRAGRTRVWFPTRYGVQLACEWPEMRGHRPSRTVSDPTAVRLKVGHALTVTETALAFLQNARRHGDLCRPLDWIPEVHHPIGSGEAVIPDALLYYRRGPDDDDGAMLRAFVEVDRATMGPERLAAKLTAYARLHSYVPTVPGRRPTIQEPALEDWRRRYPLFPRLLFVLDGTGPTGAKTRIRALRAAARELPSFSFLHDVPVLAAPLSDLLRDGPSAPVWRPVQDPAQLVAWHSWP